Proteins encoded by one window of Halichondria panicea chromosome 8, odHalPani1.1, whole genome shotgun sequence:
- the LOC135339661 gene encoding ankyrin-3-like has product MATRIEVNLDTLVVQVEGLDLDGNKAGSGAYGCVFGVTVDGKDCIAKKIHNILLQERSFLQRDYILTKFRNECCILSRLNHPNVVSFIGVHYGHDKNDISLIMERLHSDLANFVEKNPDTDLAIRIHILYDVSKGLQYLHSLTPPLIHRDLTAPNVLLTKDLTAKIGDLGVSRYMDPSAIANLTTNPGNAFYMPPECRIERPKYTIKLDIFSFGILIIHTIIGNVPNVYDLSTLSSFFYNLLGKMELKRRNQDVHKKMGKNHCLYSLAEKCLRDRPEQRPMTEYMSRSLRKLCHKNPRMSFMEACETGIVGVVLLALEGGVDPNQKNEDNFRTALHLASDNGHDEVVRVLLAAKATVSTQDKTGKSPLWSASFKGHQKCVELLIDAGANVNMQREDGATALFVAAQNNHLRVVKLFIVAKAHVDIQRKDGWTALHIASRNGHCEVVKMLLEAETSVDIRTSDNVTALYLACKNDHDEVVRVLIAAKATVNTQDKLGQSPLISASYYGHQKCAGLLIDAGANVDMQKEDGVTALFVAAQSGHLRVVEQLIAANTRFDIQRKDGWTALHIASRNGHCEVVRNLLEAKAHANIKTNTGTTALYVAVQNGHWRVVELLIAAMAQVDIQEESNRSYLHIASEKGHQKCVELLIDAGVNVNVQKEDGTTALYVAAKNGHLIVVELLIVAKAQVDIQDEDGWTALHIASRNGHCEVVRMLLEANADVNIKANDGTTALSVAVQNGHLRVIEQLIAAKAQVDVQWKDGWAALHVASWNGHCEVVRILLEAKADINIKTNDNRTALHTASKNGHDEVVRVLLAAKATINTQNEGGQSPLWSASFEGHQKCVELLIDAGANVNLQEETGATALYAAAQNGHLRVVELLIAAKAQVDIQEMNGWTTLHIASLIGHFKVIKVLLEANADVNIKTNDGRTAYDLARWNKHSQVCELLHLQ; this is encoded by the exons ATGGCTACAAGAATTGAGGTGAATCTCGACACTCTGGTGGTCCAGGTGGAAGGATTGGATCTGGATGGTAACAAAGCTGGCTCTGGAGCTTATGGTTGTGTCTTTGGAGTGACAGTCGATGGAAAGGACTGCATAGCAAAGAAGATTCATAACATTTTGCTCCAAGAAAGATCTTTTTTACAGAGAGATTACATTTTGACAAAGTTTCGAAATGagtgttgcattttgagtcgCTTGAATCATCCCAATGTAGTCAGCTTTATTGGAGTCCATTACGGCCATGACAAGAATGACATCAGTCTAATAATGGAGAGGCTTCATTCCGATTTGGCCAATTTTGTTGAAAAGAATCCAGACACTGACCTTGCCATTAGAATCCACATTTTGTACGATGTATCCAAGGGCCTTCAGTACCTTCACTCGctgacccctcccctcattcatcgtgacctcactgctcCCAACGTCCTGCTCACCAAGGACCTTACGGCCAAGATCGGAGACCTGGGTGTGTCTAGGTATATGGATCCCTCTGCAATAGCAAATTTGACAACTAACCCTGGTAACGCTTTCTACATGCCACCTGAGTGTCGAATAGAACGCCCAAAGTACACGATCAAGCTGGACATATTTTCTTTTGGTATTTTAATTATTCACACTATCATCGGCAATGTTCCTAATGTTTATGACTTATCCACTCTTTCATCATTTTTCTACAACTTGCTGGGAAAAATGGAGCTAAAACGACGAAATCAAGATGTGCATAAGAAGATGGGAAAAAATCACTGTCTATATTCACTTGCTGAAAAATGTCTTCGTGATCGACCTGAACAGAGACCAATGACCGAGTATATGAGTAGGTCACTCAGAAAATTGTGTCACAAGAACCCCAGGATG TCATTCATGGAAGCTTGCGAGACAGGtattgtgggtgtggttctgtTGGCACTGGAAGGAGGAGTAGATCCAAACCAGAAAAATGAG GACAACTTCAGGACAGCTCTCCACTTAGCCAGTgacaatggacatgatgaagtggtgagggtcctcttagcagccaaggctacagtcagcACTCAGGACAAG ACTGGAAAGTCCCCTCTCTGGTCAGCCAGCTTCAAAGGTCACCAGAAATGTGTGGAGCTCCTAATTgatgctggagccaatgttaATATGCAaagagag gatggagccaCAGCGCTGTttgtagctgctcagaataATCACTTGAGGGTTGTCAAACTGTTTATTGTGGCTAAGGCTCATGTTGACATTCAACGAAAG GATGGGTGGACAGCGTTGCACATAGCCAGTCGAAATGGCCACTGTGAAGTTGTCaaaatgttgttggaggccgaGACTAGCGTCGACATCAGGACTAGT GACAATGTGACGGCTCTCTACCTAGCCTGTAAGAATGATCATGATGAGGTGGTAAGGGTTCTCATAGcggccaaggctacagtcaacactcaggaCAAG TTGGGACAGTCCCCTCTCATCTCAGCCAGTTACtatggtcaccagaaatgtgCGGGGcttctaatcgatgctggagccaatgttgatatgcaaAAAGAG GATGGAGTCACTGCCTTGTTTGTAGCTGCTCAAAGTGGTCACTTGAGGGTAGTTGAACAGTTGATTGCGGCTAATACTCGTTTTGACATTCAACGAAAG GATGGGTGGACAGCATTGCACATAGCCAGTCGAAATGGTCACTGTGAAGTTGTCAGAAATTTGCTGGAGGCAAAGGCTCATGCTAACATCAAGACTAAT ACTGGAACTACTGCACTGTATGTAGCTGTTCAGAATGGTCACTGGAGAGTAGTTGAACTGTTGATTGCGGCTATGGCTCAGGTTGACATTCAAGAAGAG AGCAACAGGTCTTATCTCCACATAGCCAGTGAAAAGGGTCACCAGAAATGTGTGGAGcttctaatcgatgctggagTTAATGTTAATGTGCAAAAAGAA GATGGAACCACTGCGCTGTATGTAGCTGCTAAAAATGGTCACTTGATAGTGGTTGAACTGTTGATTGTGGCTAAAGCTCAGGTTGACATTCAAGACGAG gatgggtGGACAGCGTTGCACATAGCCAGTCGGAATGGCCACTGTGAAGTTGtcagaatgttgttggaggccaatgCTGACGTCAACATCAAGGCTAAT GATGGAACCACTGCACTGTCTGTAGCTGTTCAGAATGGTCACTTGAGGGTAATTGAACAGTTGATTGCGGCTAAGGCTCAGGTTGACGTTCAATGGAAG GATGGATGGGCAGCACTACACGTAGCAAGTTGGAATGGTCATTGTGAAGTTGTCAGAATAttgttggaggccaaagcTGACATCAACATCAAGACTAAT GACAACAGGACAGCTCTCCACACAGCCAGTAaaaatggacatgatgaggtggtgagggtcctcttagcagccaaggctacaatCAACACTCAGAACGAG ggGGGACAGTCCCCTCTCTGGTCAGCCAGTTTCGAAGGTCACCAGAAATGTgtggagctcctaatcgatgctggagccaatgttaATTTGCAAGAAGAG ACTGGAGCCACTGCACTGTATGCAGCTGCTCAAAATGGTCACTTGAGGGTAGTTGAACTGTTGATTGCGGCTAAGGCTCAGGTTGACATTCAGGAGATG
- the LOC135339723 gene encoding uncharacterized protein LOC135339723 → MGKSKPIPESRGLFVILLLADMLNTLIQEIILLVNGNRRESAIAAFSIFGIIAVFFFGSLVVAHFLYLCFLRGRRITFLTSTIQTIGALFFFYGNNINILVDNYGADLGCSTVCAVNSGIISSFALGIALIIFYVVPLVVKSLLKLLEFKRKLTSESIVTVVNKVPDWFAAIDMITIFVKINTVYSAVVVMVQTTEYCNSTDIATSTTFLLFCIFIGIFSEVVYFLTAMTTNKDNNKLYSILVTFGFISMMICLPLYLLADNRQPLDCAFGCDTFTFNTTANAATCNSVANEGVRLGFIIVSLIFIATIPVVYFILNQNARDELTQIHSEIKHKITEEFNISKVGVAIKDTVTNLGRAAKDKLDDLGETIEEAIDDVKYY, encoded by the exons ATGGGAAAG TCAAAGCCAATCCCAGAAAGTAGGGGGCTGTTTGTTATCCTGCTGCTAGCTGACATGCTCAACACTCTTATACAAGAAATCATCTTATTGGTCAATGGCAATCGAAGAGAGAGTGCTATCGCTGCTTTTTCGATTTTTGGAATTATTGCTGTTTTTTTCTTTGGATCGTTAGTTGTTGCCCATTTTCTTTATCTATGCTTTCTTAGAGGGCGTCGCATAACATTCTTAACATCTACTATCCAAACAATTGGTGCACTATTCTTCTTCTATGGAAATAACATTAACATTTTAGTTGACAACTATGGTGCCGATCTTGGATGTAGCACAGTGTGTGCTGTAAACAGTGGCATCATATCTTCATTTGCTCTGGGAATTGCTCTTATTATCTTCTACGTTGTCCCTCTTGTTGTAAAGAGTTTATTGAAGCTCCTCGAATTTAAGCGGAAACTAACTTCTGAATCGATTGTCACAGTCGTAAACAAGGTTCCTGATTGGTTTGCTGCTATTGATATGATAACGATATTTGTGAAGATTAATACAGTGTACTCTGCTGTAGTAGTCATGGTGCAGACCACTGAGTACTGTAACAGCACTGACATTGCCACAAGCACAACGTTTCTGTTATTTTGCATATTCATTGGAATTTTTTCAGAAGTGGTGTATTTCTTGACCGCAATGACAACCAACAAAGACAACAACAAGTTGTACTCGATCTTGGTGACATTTGGTTTCATCTCCATGATGATTTGCCTTCCCCTGTACCTTCTCGCTGATAACCGTCAGCCTCTGGACTGTGCCTTTGGGTGTGACACGTTCACGTTCAATACGACTGCTAATGCTGCTACCTGTAACAGCGTTGCCAACGAAGGTGTGAGACTTGGATTTATCATTGTATCACTCATTTTTATTGCCACAATCCCAGTTGTGTATTTCATCCTTAATCAAAATGCAAGAGATGAATTAACGCAAATTCATTCGGAAATAAAACATAAGATTACGGAGGAATTCAATATTTCTAAAGTTGGTGTGGCGATTAAAGATACAGTCACTAATCTGGGCAGAGCTGCCAAGGACAAGCTGGATGATCTTGGAGAAACAATAGAAGAGGCGATAGATGACGTCAAGTACTATTAA
- the LOC135339707 gene encoding SEC14-like protein 3, with product MSGFLEDLTPQQAEELGKFRAAVADIPNKPEDNDRYYLKWLRARKFDVEKAIKMLRNHMAYREEVGVDALLQWSMPQVMTKYYPKGHFGEDRMGHPVWYYNLGNLDIRGILKSVTQEDLLKFTHYMLEKIVKLIKEYSEKNGPQIESITIILDAEKLSFQRHYYWPGIQLSRQSMGILESNYPEILHRLVIVKAPKVFPLFYNLLKPFTDKRTRDKFVILSDNWQEELQKYISPDQLPQAYGGTRCEPDPWCSDYIIHAGDVPPEYFLTNQTETEREEMDRVVVGRGGCCELEYQVELEGSLIRWEFISTGYNISYGLFYRDVSSKKKPKLEPVMPMKKADSHVVPEVGTYTCTAAGKYVVKFDNSYSWTRSKEVYFSIQVLPPNTEPCLPNVATGDEAATVTMDTDNNSDDEFHDCENT from the exons ATGAGTGGATTCTTGGAAGACTTGACCCCTCAGCAAGCTGAGGAGTTAGGGAag TTCAGAGCAGCAGTGGCAGACATTCCCAACAAACCAGAGGACAATGATCGCTACTATCTGAAATGGCTCAGAG CACGAAAATTCGATGtggaaaaagcaataaaaATGCTTCGAAAT CATATGGCGTATCGTGAAGAGGTGGGCGTGGACGCACTGCTACAGTGGAGCATGCCTCAGGTGATGACCAAGTACTACCCCAAAGGTCACTTTGGAGAGGACAGGATGGGACACCCAGTCTGGTATTACAACCTCGGAAACCTTGATATCAGAG GTATTCTCAAGTCTGTTACACAAGAAGATTTGTTGAAATTCACGCACTATATGTTGGAAAAGATTGTGAAACTCATCAAAGAGTACTCTGAGAAG AACGGACCCCAGATTGAGTCAATCACCATTATTCTAGACGCGGAAAAGCTCAGCTTTCAGAGGCACTATTACTGGCCTGGCATTCAACTCTCAAGACAG tcgatGGGTATACTGGAGTCAAACTATCCTGAGATTCTTCATCGATTGGTGATTGTCAAAGCTCCAAAAGTATTCCCTCTCTTCTACAACCTCCTCAAGCCGTTCACTGACAAGAGAACCAGAGACAAGTTTGTTATACTCTCTGACAACTGGCAGGAAGAGCTCCAGAAGTACATCAGTCCTGACCAGCTTCCTCAAGCCTATGGTGGGACCAGATGTGAGCCTGATCCATGGTGCTCTGATTAT ATTATTCATGCAGGGGACGTACCTCCCGAGTACTTTCTGACCAATCAGACAGAGACTGAGAGAGAGGAGATGGACAGGGTGGTAGTGGGGAGAGGGGGCTGCTGTGAGCTAGAGTATCAGGTTGAGTTGGAGGGATCACTTATCCGGTGGGAGTTTATCAGTACTGGCTACAACATCAGCTATGGCCTGTTCTACAGAGATGTCTCTTCCAAGAAGAAACCAAAACTGGAACCAGTG ATGCCAATGAAGAAGGCAGACAGTCACGTAGTGCCTGAGGTCGGGACCTACACCTGTACTGCAGCTGGGAAAT ATGTGGTGAAGTTTGACAACTCATACAGTTGGACTCGCTCTAAAGAGGTGTACTTTTCTATTCAAGTGCTCCCTCCCAACACGGAGCCCTGCCTTCCTAACGTAGCAACGGGGGACGAGGCTGCcactgttaccatggatacaGATAATAACAGTGACGACGAGTTTCATGACTGTGAAAACACTTAA
- the LOC135339709 gene encoding SEC14-like protein 3 isoform X2, with the protein MSGFLEDLTPQQAEELGKFRAAVADIPNKPEDNDRYYLKWLRARKFDVEKAIKMLRNHMAYREEVGVDALLQWSMPQVLTKYYPKGHFGEDRMGHPVWYCNLGNFDYRGILKSVTHEDLLKFTYYMLEKIVKLIKEYSEKNGPHIESVTTILDAEKLSFQRHYSWPGIQLSRQSMGILESNYPEILHRLVIIKAPKVYPLFYNLLKPFIDKRTRDKFVILSDNWQEELQKYISPDQLPQAYGGTRCEPDPWCSDYINHAGDVPPEYFLTNQTETDREEMDRVVVGRGGCCELEYQVELEGSLIRWEFISTGYNISYGLFYRDDSSKKKLKLEPVIPMRKADSHVVPEVGTYTCTAAGKYVVKFDNSYSWTRSKEVYFSIQVLPPNTEPRLPNLATGDEAAAVTIDTDNNSDDEFHDCENT; encoded by the exons CACGAAAATTCGATGtggaaaaagcaataaaaATGCTTCGAAAT CATATGGCGTATCGTGAAGAGGTGGGCGTGGACGCACTGCTACAGTGGAGCATGCCTCAGGTGTTGACCAAGTACTACCCCAAAGGTCACTTTGGAGAGGACAGGATGGGACACCCGGTCTGGTATTGCAACCTTGGAAACTTTGATTACAGAG GTATTCTCAAGTCTGTTACACATGAAGATTTGTTGAAATTCACGTACTATATGTTGGAAAAGATTGTGAAACTTATCAAGGAGTACTCTGAGAAG AATGGACCCCACATTGAGTCAGTCACCACCATTCTAGACGCGGAAAAGCTCAGCTTTCAGAGGCACTACTCCTGGCCTGGCATTCAACTCTCAAGACAG tcgatGGGTATACTGGAGTCAAACTATCCTGAGATTCTTCATCGATTGGTGATTATCAAAGCTCCGAAAGTATACCCTCTCTTCTACAACCTCCTCAAGCCGTTCATTGACAAGAGAACCAGAGACAAGTTTGTTATACTCTCTGACAACTGGCAGGAAGAGCTCCAGAAATACATCAGTCCTGATCAGCTTCCTCAAGCCTATGGTGGGACCAGATGTGAGCCTGATCCATGGTGCTCTGATTAT ATTAATCACGCAGGGGACGTACCTCCCGAGTACTTTCTGACCAATCAGACAGAGACTGATAGAGAGGAGATGGACAGGGTGgtagtggggagggggggatgCTGTGAGCTAGAGTATCAGGTCGAGTTAGAGGGATCACTCATTCGCTGGGAGTTTATCAGCACTGGCTACAACATCAGCTATGGCCTGTTCTACAGAGATGACTCTTCAAAGAAGAAACTTAAACTGGAACCAGTG ATCCCTATGAGAAAGGCAGACAGTCACGTAGTGCCTGAGGTCGGGACCTACACCTGTACTGCAGCTGGGAAAT ATGTGGTGAAGTTTGACAACTCATACAGTTGGACTCGCTCTAAAGAGGTGTACTTTTCTATTCAAGTGCTCCCTCCCAACACGGAGCCCCGCCTTCCTAACCTAGCAACGGGGGACGAGGCTGCCGCTGTCACCATAGATACAGATAATAATAGTGACGACGAGTTTCATGATTGTGAAAACACTTGA
- the LOC135339709 gene encoding SEC14-like protein 3 isoform X1, which produces MSGFLEDLTPQQAEELGKFRSAVADIPNKPEDNDRYYLKWLRARKFDVEKAIKMLRNHMAYREEVGVDALLQWSMPQVLTKYYPKGHFGEDRMGHPVWYCNLGNFDYRGILKSVTHEDLLKFTYYMLEKIVKLIKEYSEKNGPHIESVTTILDAEKLSFQRHYSWPGIQLSRQSMGILESNYPEILHRLVIIKAPKVYPLFYNLLKPFIDKRTRDKFVILSDNWQEELQKYISPDQLPQAYGGTRCEPDPWCSDYINHAGDVPPEYFLTNQTETDREEMDRVVVGRGGCCELEYQVELEGSLIRWEFISTGYNISYGLFYRDDSSKKKLKLEPVIPMRKADSHVVPEVGTYTCTAAGKYVVKFDNSYSWTRSKEVYFSIQVLPPNTEPRLPNLATGDEAAAVTIDTDNNSDDEFHDCENT; this is translated from the exons CACGAAAATTCGATGtggaaaaagcaataaaaATGCTTCGAAAT CATATGGCGTATCGTGAAGAGGTGGGCGTGGACGCACTGCTACAGTGGAGCATGCCTCAGGTGTTGACCAAGTACTACCCCAAAGGTCACTTTGGAGAGGACAGGATGGGACACCCGGTCTGGTATTGCAACCTTGGAAACTTTGATTACAGAG GTATTCTCAAGTCTGTTACACATGAAGATTTGTTGAAATTCACGTACTATATGTTGGAAAAGATTGTGAAACTTATCAAGGAGTACTCTGAGAAG AATGGACCCCACATTGAGTCAGTCACCACCATTCTAGACGCGGAAAAGCTCAGCTTTCAGAGGCACTACTCCTGGCCTGGCATTCAACTCTCAAGACAG tcgatGGGTATACTGGAGTCAAACTATCCTGAGATTCTTCATCGATTGGTGATTATCAAAGCTCCGAAAGTATACCCTCTCTTCTACAACCTCCTCAAGCCGTTCATTGACAAGAGAACCAGAGACAAGTTTGTTATACTCTCTGACAACTGGCAGGAAGAGCTCCAGAAATACATCAGTCCTGATCAGCTTCCTCAAGCCTATGGTGGGACCAGATGTGAGCCTGATCCATGGTGCTCTGATTAT ATTAATCACGCAGGGGACGTACCTCCCGAGTACTTTCTGACCAATCAGACAGAGACTGATAGAGAGGAGATGGACAGGGTGgtagtggggagggggggatgCTGTGAGCTAGAGTATCAGGTCGAGTTAGAGGGATCACTCATTCGCTGGGAGTTTATCAGCACTGGCTACAACATCAGCTATGGCCTGTTCTACAGAGATGACTCTTCAAAGAAGAAACTTAAACTGGAACCAGTG ATCCCTATGAGAAAGGCAGACAGTCACGTAGTGCCTGAGGTCGGGACCTACACCTGTACTGCAGCTGGGAAAT ATGTGGTGAAGTTTGACAACTCATACAGTTGGACTCGCTCTAAAGAGGTGTACTTTTCTATTCAAGTGCTCCCTCCCAACACGGAGCCCCGCCTTCCTAACCTAGCAACGGGGGACGAGGCTGCCGCTGTCACCATAGATACAGATAATAATAGTGACGACGAGTTTCATGATTGTGAAAACACTTGA